The following are from one region of the Pygocentrus nattereri isolate fPygNat1 chromosome 20, fPygNat1.pri, whole genome shotgun sequence genome:
- the zbtb26 gene encoding zinc finger and BTB domain-containing protein 26, with product MAQDGVILQFSFATFGDSMLQKMDALRRDRRFCDIIVRINDLEIPGHKVIFAAGSPFLRDQFFLQDSHEVEISTLQDAEVGRRLLLSCYTGTLEFPELELVHYLTVASFLQMGHIVEQCTQALNKFIKPHKVDGTHLSHQPTNINAHQQDPPLIETVYDDDDGDNEIEDDNDDDVIIEPRSPPMFRNSQRKSQGEESPINIIKVESVEDRMQEMSESYQSRPSRSPTLRSPEPQHSLINSTVETRSAEMAANPGLEYPLSSPGPSGSGKENVWSCSRSSDKSLQWYHQCPKCARVFRQLENYANHLKMHKLFMCLLCGKTFTQKGNLHRHMRVHAGIKPFQCKICGKTFTQKCSLLDHLNLHSGDKPHRCNYCDMVFAHKPVLRKHLKQIHGKNSFDNANEGSMLEGF from the coding sequence ATGGCGCAGGACGGTGTTATTCTGCAGTTCAGCTTTGCCACATTTGGGGACTCCATGCTACAGAAGATGGATGCTCTCCGAAGAGACAGGCGCTTCTGTGATATAATTGTCCGGATCAATGACCTGGAGATTCCTGGACATAAAGTCATATTTGCCGCTGGCTCTCCATTTCTCAGAGACCAGTTTTTCCTTCAGGACTCGCATGAAGTGGAGATATCCACACTGCAGGACGCAGAGGTTGGAAGGAGACTCCTTCTTTCCTGTTATACTGGGACACTTGAGTTCCCTGAGCTGGAACTCGTGCATTATTTAACAGTTGCTAGTTTTCTACAGATGGGTCATATCGTTGAGCAATGTACACAAGCCTTGAATAAGTTCATTAAGCCTCACAAAGTTGATGGTACCCATCTCTCTCATCAGCCTACCAACATCAACGCCCACCAGCAAGACCCACCACTTATTGAGACAGTgtacgatgatgatgatggagacAACGAGATTGAAGATGACAACGATGATGACGTGATTATTGAACCGAGGTCTCCTCCTATGTTTAGGAATTCTCAAAGAAAGAGTCAAGGAGAGGAAAGTCCCATTAATATCATTAAGGTGGAGTCGGTTGAAGATCGGATGCAGGAGATGTCTGAAAGCTACCAGAGTCGGCCCTCTCGTTCCCCCACATTACGCTCCCCAGAGCCACAGCATTCCCTCATTAATTCAACCGTGGAGACGCGCTCTGCTGAGATGGCTGCAAACCCTGGGCTCGAGTATCCGCTGTCATCTCCTGGCCCCAGTGGCTCAGGGAAGGAGAATGTTTGGAGCTGCTCCAGAAGTTCAGACAAAAGCCTTCAGTGGTACCACCAGTGTCCGAAATGCGCCCGTGTCTTCCGGCAATTGGAGAATTATGCCAACCACTTGAAGATGCACAAGCTTTTCATGTGCCTCCTCTGCGGCAAGACTTTTACGCAGAAGGGAAACCTGCACCGCCATATGCGCGTCCATGCCGGCATCAAGCCATTCCAGTGCAAGATTTGTGGAAAGACTTTCACGCAAAAGTGCTCACTTCTGGACCACCTCAACCTGCACAGCGGGGACAAACCACATCGCTGCAACTACTGCGACATGGTCTTTGCACACAAACCTGTCCTCCGCAAACATCTGAAGCAGATCCATGGCAAGAATAGTTTTGACAATGCCAATGAAGGTAGCATGCTTGAAGGGTTTTAG
- the ppil3 gene encoding peptidyl-prolyl cis-trans isomerase-like 3 isoform X2, with the protein MAVTLHTDLGDIKIELFCERAPKSCENFLALCASGFYSGCIFHRNIKGFMVQTGDPTGTGKGGTSIWGRKFEDEFSEHLKHNVRGVVAMANSGPNTNASQFYFTYAKQPHLDMKYTVFGKNHARVGEVERLGHAHSGAL; encoded by the exons ATG GCTGTGACTTTACATACGGACCTTGGCGACATAAAAATCGAGCTGTTCTGTGAACGAGCCCCGAAATCCTGTGAG AATTTTCTTGCATTGTGCGCCAGTGGCTTTTACAGTGGATGTATCTTTCATCGAAACATTAAAGGTTTTATGGTCCAGACCGGAGACCCCACAG GTACGGGCAAAGGAGGAACAAGTATTTGGGGACGGAAGTTTGAAGATGAATTTAGCGAACATTTAAAG caCAATGTCAGGGGTGTGGTTGCAATGGCAAACAGTGGACCAAACACCAACGCCTCTCAGTTCTATTTCACCTATGCAAAGCAGCCTCATTTGGATATGAAATACACTGTGTTTGGAAa GAATCACGCCAGAGTCGGAGAGGTTGAGCGTCTAGGCCACGCCCACTCAGGCGCTCTTTAG
- the ppil3 gene encoding peptidyl-prolyl cis-trans isomerase-like 3 isoform X1 — MAVTLHTDLGDIKIELFCERAPKSCENFLALCASGFYSGCIFHRNIKGFMVQTGDPTGTGKGGTSIWGRKFEDEFSEHLKHNVRGVVAMANSGPNTNASQFYFTYAKQPHLDMKYTVFGKIIDGLETLDELEKLPVNEKNFRPLNDVRIKDVTLHANPFAI, encoded by the exons ATG GCTGTGACTTTACATACGGACCTTGGCGACATAAAAATCGAGCTGTTCTGTGAACGAGCCCCGAAATCCTGTGAG AATTTTCTTGCATTGTGCGCCAGTGGCTTTTACAGTGGATGTATCTTTCATCGAAACATTAAAGGTTTTATGGTCCAGACCGGAGACCCCACAG GTACGGGCAAAGGAGGAACAAGTATTTGGGGACGGAAGTTTGAAGATGAATTTAGCGAACATTTAAAG caCAATGTCAGGGGTGTGGTTGCAATGGCAAACAGTGGACCAAACACCAACGCCTCTCAGTTCTATTTCACCTATGCAAAGCAGCCTCATTTGGATATGAAATACACTGTGTTTGGAAa AATCATAGATGGCTTGGAAACTCTAGATGAATTGGAGAAGCTCCCCGTCAATGAGAAGAATTTTCGGCCTTTGAACGATGTCCGCATTAAGGATGTTACTCTTCATGCAAATCCATTTGCGATTTAA
- the krt1-c5 gene encoding keratin, type 1, gene c5, whose amino-acid sequence MTSSLSTRTYSVGRQPSFSSLSLRDTGSRCRSKAPVSLSSASTLSLSRSVSVGNGLNILSNLSLNGLSMGASEKETMQGLNDRLASYLNKVRSLEKSNADLELKIKQLMLERAPKGHDIEGMMAQAHAIGQEVRKKTLENARIMLEIDNAKLAADDFRIKWEAEAALCQSVERDCVALRRAKSDHDQIITTLRGDLDSLKEELFFLKKNHDEEIKSLKARLANEQVNVEVDAAQGPDLGAIMAELRAQYEGIARKNKEEAEMWYLKKLESVQSEVKESNEALRCAQSELNERRRFLQSLEVELDSLRKQVGVLEGNLGETNHKYAMEMEHMQGTLTQLEDELSQLRLDMQRTKTDYEQLLRIKQNLELEIATYRRLLEGEEVVKEIAAPKKEPEVRTRKIVKVVTQTMVNGKVVDESSEVEQIEERKKFDPSWSVILERVI is encoded by the exons ATGACCTCCAGCCTGTCCACGCGTACGTATTCTGTGGGCCGCCAGCCTTCTTTCTCCAGCCTCTCTTTGCGAGATACTGGCAGTCGTTGCCGCTCTAAAGCCCCGGTGTCCCTCTCATCTGCTAGCACGCTGTCTCTCTCCCGCTCTGTCTCTGTGGGCAATGGCCTCAACATCCTGAGTAACCTTTCTCTGAATGGCCTGTCTATGGGTGCCAGCGAGAAGGAGACAATGCAGGGTCTTAATGACCGGCTGGCCAGCTATTTGAACAAGGTGCGCTCGCTGGAGAAGTCCAACGCTGACCTGGAGCTGAAGATCAAGCAGCTGATGCTGGAAAGAGCACCTAAAGGTCACGATATTGAGGGCATGATGGCTCAGGCTCATGCTATTGGACAAGAG GTAAGGAAAAAGACCCTGGAAAATGCTCGGATTATGCTGGAAATAGATAATGCAAAGCTGGCTGCTGATGACTTCAGGATTAA ATGGGAGGCAGAAGCTGCTCTTTGTCAGTCAGTTGAGAGAGACTGTGTCGCTCTACGCAGAGCAAAATCAGACCATGACCAGATCATCACAACTCTCAGAGGAGATCTGGACAGTCTGAAAGAGGAACTGTTTTTCCTGAAGAAGAATCATGATGAg gaaATTAAATCACTGAAGGCCCGTTTGGCTAACGAGCAAGTGAATGTGGAAGTAGATGCAGCCCAGGGGCCAGACCTAGGAGCTATAATGGCTGAACTAAGAGCCCAGTATGAGGGCATCGCTCGCAAGAACAAGGAGGAGGCTGAAATGTGGTACCTGAAAAAG CTGGAGTCCGTGCAGTCTGAGGTGAAGGAGAGCAATGAAGCTCTGCGATGTGCTCAGAGTGAGCTCAACGAGAGACGCCGCTTCCTGCAGAGTCTTGAGGTGGAGCTGGACAGTCTACGCAAGCAG GTTGGCGTTTTAGAGGGGAACCTTGGAGAAACTAATCATAAGTATGCCATGGAGATGGAGCACATGCAGGGCACTCTGACACAGCTCGAGGATGAGCTCTCGCAACTACGTCTGGACATGCAGCGCACCAAAACTGACTACGAACAGCTGCTGCGCATCAAACAGAACTTGGAGCTGGAGATTGCCACCTACAGGAGGCTGCTGGAAGGAGAGGAGGT gGTAAAAGAAATCGCAGCCCCTAAAA aagAGCCTGAAGTAAGAACACGGAAGATTGTGAAGGTGGTCACCCAGACTATGGTCAACGGCAAAGTGGTGGATGAATCCAGTGAGGTGGAGCAGATTGAGGAGCGCAAGAA gtTTGATCCATCCTGGAGTGTAATTCTAGAGAGGGTCATTTAA
- the zgc:101858 gene encoding 3-oxoacyl-[acyl-carrier-protein] reductase FabG codes for MASADAFKVSSLKDKVTLITGASSGIGAGTAVLFAKLGAKLALNGRNVENLAKIAKECEDCGTSKPLLVPGDMTDEKTVKKTVELTIAHFGRLDVLINSAGILALGTIETTDMAQYDHVMNVNVRSVYHLTHLCVPYLIKTKGSIVNVSSVNGQRSFPGVLAYCMSKSAIDQFTRCIALELAPKQVRANSVCPGVIVTEVHKRAGLDEEQYKQFLEKCSVTHALGRPGDVEEVAHAIAFLASDAATFITGVNLPVDGGRHAMCPR; via the exons ATGGCATCGGCGGACGCCTTTAAA GTGAGCTCACTAAAGGATAAAGTCACGCTGATCACTGGAGCCAGCTCTGGGATCGGAGCTGGCACTGCGGTGCTCTTCGCCAAACTCGGTGCCAAGCTGGCGCTGAATGGTCGCAACGTGGAGAACCTCGCCAAAATCGCCAAAGAATGCGAAGACTGTGGTACCTCTAAG CCACTCTTGGTGCCAGGAGACATGACAGATGAGAAAACGGTGAAGAAGACTGTTGAATTGACCATTGCTCACTTTGGACGTCTGGACGTCCTCATCAACAGCGCAGGAATCCTCGCCCTGGGCACTATAGAGACCACAGACATGGCACAGTATGATCATGTGATGAATGTCAATGTCAG ATCAGTGTATCACCTGACTCACCTCTGTGTGCCATACCTCATAAAAACAAAGGGCTCCATCGTAAATGTGTCCAGCGTCAATGGCCAACGATCA TTTCCTGGAGTGCTCGCTTACTGTATGTCGAAGTCTGCCATTGACCAGTTTACACGCTGTATAGCACTTG AGCTTGCACCCAAGCAAGTGCGTGCCAACTCTGTTTG TCCAGGAGTAATCGTGACCGAGGTCCACAAACGTGCAGGCCTGGATGAGGAACAGTATAAACAG TTCCTTGAAAAGTGCTCAGTCACCCATGCCCTTGGCagaccaggagacgtggaggaagTGGCTCATGCTATTGCCTTCCTTGCTTCAGACGCTGCAACCTTCATTACAGGAGTAAATCTCCCAGTGGATGGAGGCCGACATGCTATGTGTCCACGGTAG